The genomic window GGGCCCCCAATATTCGGGGGTCCCCTTTGCCTTTGTtccatccccaacccccccccccgccccaaagaCGTCACTTACATTGGGGtcgttttttggggggggcacccctggATTTTTATTccctgtccccgcagccccccccaggtcccgaggggggccccggggggtcAGAGCTCGTCGTGCGGCCGCCCCAGGTCCTCGCCGTAGTTGGTGGCCTGGCTGCCCACGAACATCTCCCAGTTGCCCAAAATCTCCTCCTTGCTCAGCCGCccgtcctgggggggggggcacgggggggtcggggggggcacagtggaaccccccccccacgttggacacccccccaacccctcctcattgccccccccgccccccttgtccccatccccaggggaccccaatatcccggtgccccccatccccccagctgcccccgatgttcccccccgggggggtcccgtcCCTCCCCACTGTCCCCTCCCCCAGGGGACCCCGATACCCCCGTGACCCCCTTCCCCCTGTCCCTATAGGACCCCAAtatcccggtgccccccagtgcccccacccccgagggggggtcctgccccccccacccaccgTGTTGCCATCCCCAGGGGGCCCcgatgtccccgtgccccccccccagccccccactgTCCCTATCCCCACAGGACCCCAGtaccccagtgcccccccggcccccccccaccttgtcCCCCTACGCAGAGGACCCCGATACCCAACCCAGGGGCCCCCacgtccctgtgcccccagcacccccgcggtgccccagccccaggggaccccccggggcccccctcACCCCGTCGCGGTCGGAGGCGTGCAGCAGGTGCGCGGCCTCGAGCCCGGCCCAGTCGCTGGTGGGGGGGCGCAGCCAGTGCCCGACCTCGGCCGGCCCCAGGCGCCCGTCCCCGTCCAGGTCCCGCCCGCGCCCGAACTGCGCCCGCTCGGCGGCCACCCAGGAGGGCTCCGGGACCCCCGGCTCGGGGGCGTACAGCTCGGCTGGGGGGGTGACGTgatgggggggtcacggggggcaCAGagtcatgggggggggtcacgggggggtcatgggggttattggggtgatggggggcacAGCTCCCCCTCCAGCATCACCCAGGAGGGCTCCGGGACCCCCGGCTCGGGGGCGTACAGCTCGGCTGGGGGGGTGACGTgatgggggggtcacgggggggcacagagtcatgggggggggtcacaggggggttattggggtgatggggggcacGGCTCCCCCTCCAGCATCACCCAGGAGGGCTCCGGGACCCCCGGCTCGGGGGCGTACAGctcggctgggggggggggtgatgtgATGGAGGAGTCacgggggggcaccaggggggACAACGAGGGGCCCaggtgcccccctgccccatttAGGGCCAAGGGACCCAGATGTTCCCATTCGGGGTCAATCAGCGGCTGCCACGCGGGGGCACAGAGGCGgtcaccccccctcccccagccccgtgtgcccccccccaccccgtgccccccctcaCCGATGTACTCCTCCAGCTGGATGAAGCCGTCCCCGTCCTTGTCCATGTCCTCCATCGTCTCCTGGGGGGGAATGACACATTGAGAGGGGGGACCCCATAAGGGGGGGAACCCTATAAGGGGGGGAACCCCCTTAAGAGGGGGAAACCCCTTAAGAGGGGGAGAAAACCCATGGGGGGGGGAGAACCCATAAGGGGGGCAGAAACCCTATGGGGGGTAAACCCTATGAGGGTGTAAACCCCAATGGGGGGGGGAACCCTATAAGGGAGGAGAACACCataagaagaagagaaaacccA from Anser cygnoides isolate HZ-2024a breed goose chromosome W, Taihu_goose_T2T_genome, whole genome shotgun sequence includes these protein-coding regions:
- the LOC125181858 gene encoding reticulocalbin-3-like, producing the protein MERTRRRARAESVQQGRQRYDRDGDGAVRWDEYRREAYGTPEEGFGDGADPTAYGALLARDERRFRAADQDGDGAATGDELDAFLHPEDFEHMRPLVVTETMEDMDKDGDGFIQLEEYIAELYAPEPGVPEPSWVAAERAQFGRGRDLDGDGRLGPAEVGHWLRPPTSDWAGLEAAHLLHASDRDGDGRLSKEEILGNWEMFVGSQATNYGEDLGRPHDEL